One genomic segment of Kosmotoga arenicorallina S304 includes these proteins:
- a CDS encoding glycosyltransferase: MDIVRTGTKRLKDYREIIPLIEYEKIAKLGEELKGLKVLHINATAFGGGVAEILHTLVPLMNDVGLSAEWRVIAGSQEFFELTKRMHNALQGKEDDLSENDINLFRSITKKNSDIDFGEYDVVVIHDPQPVALPEFVDKKNAKLVWRCHIDTSTPNKKFISFIDSFMKHYDAGIFTLKRYAGQLSVERLYEIPPSIDPLSDKNRELGEEEFKRAIAKLKIDPDKPVITQVSRFDPWKDPKGVVDTYRRLKKDYPDLQLLLIGSMATDDPEGWEVYEDLLRYVGMDYDIKVLTNLNGIGNIEVNAAQRISEVVLQKSLREGFALTVSEALWKNTPVIGGNVGGIPLQIVHGENGYLVNSVGEAIEYTGTLLKDPALRERMGNKGKEIVREKFLITRHLKDYLVLFRDLVR; the protein is encoded by the coding sequence ATGGACATAGTTCGCACTGGTACAAAAAGACTCAAAGATTACAGGGAGATAATCCCCCTTATTGAATACGAAAAAATTGCGAAGCTCGGTGAAGAGCTTAAAGGGCTCAAAGTACTGCATATAAACGCAACAGCCTTTGGTGGCGGTGTTGCTGAAATCCTTCATACACTCGTACCCCTCATGAACGATGTGGGATTATCAGCTGAATGGAGAGTCATTGCCGGCTCTCAGGAATTCTTTGAGCTTACCAAGCGCATGCACAATGCTCTTCAAGGAAAAGAGGACGATCTAAGCGAAAACGATATTAACCTGTTTAGAAGTATCACAAAAAAGAATTCCGACATCGATTTTGGAGAATACGATGTGGTAGTGATTCACGACCCGCAGCCTGTTGCTCTTCCGGAATTTGTCGACAAGAAAAATGCGAAACTTGTTTGGCGCTGTCATATAGATACTTCAACCCCTAACAAGAAATTCATTTCTTTCATAGATTCCTTTATGAAACACTATGATGCAGGGATTTTCACCCTGAAACGATACGCCGGGCAGTTATCTGTTGAAAGGCTCTATGAGATTCCTCCTTCAATTGACCCTCTGAGTGATAAGAACAGAGAGCTTGGTGAGGAAGAATTTAAGAGAGCAATTGCTAAGTTGAAAATTGACCCTGACAAGCCGGTTATTACACAGGTTTCCCGATTTGACCCGTGGAAAGATCCAAAAGGGGTGGTAGACACATACCGGAGGCTTAAAAAGGACTATCCGGATCTTCAATTGCTCCTGATAGGTTCCATGGCCACTGACGACCCTGAAGGCTGGGAGGTATACGAGGACCTTCTCAGATATGTAGGAATGGATTATGATATCAAAGTGCTTACCAATTTGAACGGCATTGGAAATATAGAGGTTAACGCAGCACAGAGAATAAGTGAAGTTGTTCTCCAGAAGTCTCTTCGTGAAGGCTTTGCGCTAACTGTAAGCGAAGCATTGTGGAAGAATACGCCTGTAATAGGCGGCAATGTAGGTGGAATACCTCTTCAAATAGTTCACGGAGAGAACGGATACCTGGTCAATAGTGTTGGCGAAGCCATTGAATACACCGGTACGTTATTGAAAGATCCTGCACTTCGCGAAAGAATGGGTAACAAAGGCAAGGAAATTGTTAGGGAAAAATTCCTCATTACCCGCCATTTGAAAGATTATCTCGTGCTATTCAGGGATCTTGTACGTTAA
- a CDS encoding Glu/Leu/Phe/Val family dehydrogenase — MSLYEDALYQFNKAIGVLNVPEGYAEILRRPKRSLIVEFPVVMDDGSIKVFTGFRVQHNTVRGPAKGGIRYHPDTTLDEVKALAFWMTWKTAVMNLPYGGAKGGIKVDPKKLSKKELEKLSRRYFSEIQIIIGPQNDIPAPDVNTNPDVMAWFMDTYSMNVGYTSLGVVTGKPVNLGGSEGRKEATGRGVKVCVERACKDVGIEPSKATIAVQGFGNVGQFSALLSQKELGSKIVAVSDSKGGIFNSRGLDIEALIEHKKKFGRVDSFSDGEKLSREDIFSIEADILIPAALENSITTENVNHVKAKAIVEGANGPLTPEADEILKTKGVLVVPDILANAGGVTVSYFEWVQDLQAFFWKIDQIRENLEMMMNEAYTETREIAKEHDVDMRTAAYILAINRVLYALEKRGLYP, encoded by the coding sequence GTGAGTCTTTATGAAGATGCTCTATACCAGTTTAATAAAGCTATTGGGGTACTCAATGTGCCAGAAGGGTACGCAGAGATACTAAGGAGACCCAAAAGATCTCTTATTGTTGAATTTCCTGTTGTTATGGACGACGGCTCAATAAAAGTATTTACAGGGTTTAGAGTCCAGCACAACACCGTGCGGGGTCCGGCAAAAGGTGGCATAAGATATCACCCTGATACTACACTGGATGAAGTGAAAGCCCTTGCTTTCTGGATGACATGGAAAACAGCAGTCATGAACCTCCCCTACGGTGGGGCAAAGGGTGGCATAAAAGTGGATCCGAAAAAACTCAGCAAAAAAGAGCTTGAAAAACTATCCCGAAGATACTTTTCGGAGATACAAATAATTATAGGTCCACAGAACGATATTCCAGCACCTGACGTCAACACCAATCCCGATGTCATGGCGTGGTTCATGGATACGTACAGTATGAATGTGGGATACACTTCGTTGGGGGTTGTAACCGGCAAACCAGTCAACCTTGGAGGTTCAGAGGGAAGAAAAGAGGCTACCGGCAGGGGTGTAAAGGTATGTGTCGAAAGGGCTTGTAAAGACGTAGGTATTGAGCCATCAAAGGCAACTATTGCTGTACAGGGATTTGGCAACGTCGGTCAATTCTCAGCTCTTTTGAGCCAGAAAGAGCTTGGCTCAAAAATAGTGGCAGTAAGCGATAGCAAAGGAGGAATATTCAATTCAAGGGGCCTTGATATTGAAGCTCTGATTGAACACAAGAAAAAATTTGGAAGAGTGGATAGCTTTTCAGATGGAGAGAAACTGAGCCGCGAAGATATATTCAGCATAGAAGCAGATATTCTCATACCAGCGGCTCTGGAAAACTCAATCACCACCGAAAACGTAAATCACGTAAAAGCAAAGGCTATCGTTGAAGGCGCAAATGGACCTCTTACTCCAGAAGCAGATGAAATATTGAAAACAAAGGGCGTGCTTGTGGTTCCCGATATCCTTGCCAATGCAGGCGGTGTAACCGTTTCCTATTTTGAATGGGTTCAGGACCTTCAGGCGTTTTTCTGGAAAATAGACCAGATAAGGGAAAACCTCGAAATGATGATGAATGAAGCCTATACCGAAACCAGAGAAATAGCAAAAGAGCACGATGTTGATATGAGAACCGCAGCATATATACTCGCAATAAATAGGGTTTTGTACGCTCTAGAAAAGAGAGGTCTTTATCCATGA